A portion of the Chryseobacterium tructae genome contains these proteins:
- a CDS encoding S41 family peptidase: protein MIKIKVLILIFATSSTWGFAQNCSCESNYQWVKKTFEENDAGFQYAIDKKGAVAYQAHNNEFLQKIRNIKSETECNQTIYDWLKFFRSGHFSVSKIGNNNQGVKVESGENIQSERVKVNLEKFKKEIQSNKESDLEGIWESDPYTIGIKKFGDVYKGFIIRSGAENWKPEELKLTINADKTKGVFYLRNKTSQEFKSVHFIGKNHLELGDFTLKRVLPKFEREEGIETYYETIQTQKPFLKVVNNTTLLLRIPSFDGALKKGIDSLITANRSKIESTENLIIDIRNNGGGSDSSFGEILPYLYTNPIRGIRTQFYSTKLNNQRMLFLYENYEKYGISQEDREFLKKSYDILNAKLGQFVTLQDGPVGITKFDTIYPYPKNVGIIINKGNGSTAEEFLLAAKQSKKVKLFGTTTAGVLDISNMYFVNSPCNEIKLGYSLSKSFRIPDMAIDEKGIQPDYFIDKTIPDHQWIDYVNEVLNTK, encoded by the coding sequence ATGATTAAAATTAAAGTTCTCATTTTAATTTTTGCAACCTCTTCCACATGGGGTTTTGCCCAGAATTGCAGTTGTGAAAGCAATTATCAATGGGTAAAAAAAACATTCGAGGAAAATGATGCAGGATTTCAATATGCTATTGATAAAAAAGGGGCTGTTGCCTATCAAGCTCATAATAATGAATTTCTTCAAAAAATACGAAATATAAAGTCTGAAACAGAATGTAATCAGACAATTTATGATTGGCTGAAATTTTTCAGATCCGGTCATTTTTCAGTTTCAAAAATTGGAAATAATAATCAGGGAGTTAAAGTAGAGTCTGGTGAGAATATACAATCTGAACGGGTAAAAGTAAACCTTGAAAAATTTAAAAAAGAAATACAGTCTAACAAAGAATCTGACCTTGAAGGAATCTGGGAATCTGACCCTTATACCATAGGGATCAAAAAATTTGGAGATGTTTACAAAGGTTTCATTATTAGATCAGGAGCAGAAAACTGGAAACCTGAAGAATTAAAACTCACGATCAATGCTGATAAAACAAAAGGAGTTTTTTACTTAAGAAATAAAACCAGTCAGGAGTTCAAAAGTGTACATTTTATAGGAAAAAATCATCTGGAGCTTGGAGATTTTACTTTAAAAAGAGTCTTGCCAAAATTTGAACGCGAAGAAGGAATTGAAACCTATTATGAAACGATTCAGACACAAAAACCTTTCTTAAAGGTTGTAAATAATACGACACTTCTTTTGCGAATCCCTTCTTTTGATGGCGCTTTGAAAAAAGGAATAGACAGCTTGATTACAGCTAACAGATCTAAAATTGAAAGTACAGAAAACCTAATTATTGATATTCGGAATAATGGTGGCGGAAGTGATAGCAGCTTTGGGGAAATCCTTCCCTATCTTTATACGAATCCTATCAGAGGAATAAGAACACAATTTTATTCTACCAAATTGAATAATCAGAGAATGCTGTTTCTTTATGAAAATTACGAAAAATATGGAATCTCTCAGGAAGACAGAGAATTCCTAAAGAAATCGTATGACATATTAAATGCAAAACTAGGACAGTTTGTAACATTACAAGATGGCCCTGTAGGGATCACTAAATTTGATACCATATATCCTTATCCTAAAAATGTGGGAATTATTATCAATAAAGGAAATGGAAGTACCGCTGAAGAGTTTCTACTGGCAGCAAAACAAAGCAAGAAAGTAAAGCTTTTTGGAACAACAACTGCCGGAGTATTGGACATTTCAAATATGTACTTTGTTAATTCTCCCTGTAACGAAATTAAGTTAGGGTATAGCCTTTCAAAAAGTTTCCGTATTCCGGATATGGCCATTGATGAAAAAGGAATTCAACCGGATTACTTTATAGACAAAACCATTCCGGATCATCAATGGATTGATTATGTGAATGAAGTATTGAATACAAAATAA
- a CDS encoding ligase-associated DNA damage response exonuclease, with translation MKLITFTKKGIYCPQGKFYIDPWRPVDMAVITHGHADHARWGMKKYLCHHFTKPILYQRIGADIECQSVEYGEKININGVTVSLHPAGHIIGSAQIRLEYKGFVTVVSGDYKVQNDGLSTPFELVRCHEFVTESTFGLPIYNWLEVDDLNKRLQNWVLKNQENRKTSVFIGYSLGKAQRIMKAMEGLGKIYVHYSIGKLNQAFEAVGIDLPEYTIGDFREHPKEMEHEIVIVPPALLDSNVIKKIPDPATAICSGWMQVRGARRWRSADAGFAMSDHADWKGLLQTVKATEAEFVHVTHGQTEIFSKYLNELGIKADVIETLFGEDEEVSEEENIKNQEL, from the coding sequence TTGAAATTAATAACATTCACAAAAAAAGGGATTTATTGTCCGCAAGGGAAATTCTATATAGATCCCTGGAGGCCTGTAGATATGGCTGTCATCACTCATGGGCATGCCGATCATGCCCGCTGGGGAATGAAGAAATACCTTTGTCATCATTTTACCAAACCTATTTTATACCAAAGAATTGGAGCTGATATAGAATGTCAGAGTGTAGAATATGGTGAAAAGATCAATATCAATGGAGTAACCGTTTCACTTCATCCCGCAGGCCATATCATTGGTTCTGCTCAAATAAGATTGGAATATAAAGGATTTGTTACCGTTGTCTCGGGGGATTATAAAGTTCAGAATGATGGGCTCAGTACACCTTTTGAATTGGTAAGATGCCATGAATTTGTTACGGAAAGTACCTTTGGATTGCCTATTTACAATTGGCTGGAAGTGGATGATTTAAATAAAAGACTTCAGAATTGGGTGCTAAAGAATCAGGAAAACAGGAAGACATCTGTCTTTATAGGATATTCTTTAGGCAAAGCTCAGCGCATTATGAAAGCTATGGAAGGGCTTGGCAAAATATATGTTCACTACTCTATCGGGAAACTTAATCAAGCCTTTGAAGCGGTTGGAATTGATCTTCCAGAATATACAATTGGGGATTTCAGGGAACACCCGAAAGAGATGGAACACGAAATTGTGATTGTTCCTCCTGCTTTGCTGGATAGTAATGTTATTAAAAAGATTCCTGATCCGGCTACAGCAATATGTTCAGGTTGGATGCAGGTTCGTGGGGCGAGAAGATGGCGGAGTGCAGATGCAGGATTTGCCATGAGTGATCATGCAGACTGGAAAGGCCTACTGCAAACGGTAAAAGCAACTGAAGCTGAATTTGTACATGTTACTCATGGACAAACAGAGATTTTTTCAAAATATCTCAATGAGCTTGGTATTAAAGCAGACGTTATAGAAACCTTATTTGGTGAAGATGAAGAAGTATCGGAAGAAGAAAATATCAAAAATCAGGAATTATGA
- a CDS encoding ATP-dependent DNA ligase, whose protein sequence is MRHFADLINALETTNKTNAKIDAIIDYLERAPDEDKVWFIALFTGKRPKRNVNTNLMKEWALEITGLPLWLFQESYSSVGDLGETLSLILPPPEEKIEQSLSQWMNDIVNLKDKKETEKKEFVLHSWNGLDYTERLIFNKLIGGSFRIGVSDKTLINALTKFSGEESSTLTHSLMGKWLPDEVSFKELISAENINPDNSKPYPFCLAYPLEKDLENLGKPDEWLVEYKWDGIRGQIIRRNDEVFIWSRGEELVTEQFPEITEAVKAMKGNFVLDGEILAVKEGRVLNFNELQKRLNRKTLTKKMLSEIPIEVFAYDLLELEGYDLRDKPISGRRAMLEELLLNENPENIRLSQSIDFKKWEELNEIRENSRKVNSEGLMLKQKSSPYHAGRKKGDWWKWKINPFTIDAVLIYAQKGSGRRSAYYTDYTFAVKNENKLVTIAKAYSGLTDKEIMEVSKFVTKNAIEKFGPVRTVKAELVFEIAFEGIGFSNRHKSGVALRFPRIVRWRKDKTVDEIDNLEEIKKLIQ, encoded by the coding sequence ATGAGGCATTTTGCAGATCTTATCAACGCTTTGGAAACGACCAATAAAACCAATGCTAAAATCGATGCGATTATTGATTATCTGGAACGTGCTCCGGATGAAGATAAAGTATGGTTTATAGCTTTGTTCACAGGAAAAAGGCCTAAAAGAAATGTTAATACCAATCTGATGAAGGAATGGGCATTGGAAATTACAGGGCTTCCCTTATGGCTTTTTCAGGAAAGCTATTCTTCTGTTGGAGATCTTGGAGAAACACTTTCGTTGATTCTTCCACCCCCAGAAGAAAAGATTGAACAAAGCCTCTCTCAATGGATGAATGATATTGTTAATTTAAAAGATAAAAAAGAAACAGAAAAGAAAGAATTTGTACTTCATTCCTGGAATGGTCTGGATTATACGGAACGTTTGATTTTCAACAAATTAATAGGCGGTAGTTTTAGAATCGGAGTATCAGATAAGACATTGATTAATGCTCTTACCAAATTCTCCGGTGAGGAATCCAGTACACTGACACATAGTCTTATGGGAAAATGGCTGCCGGATGAAGTTTCCTTCAAAGAATTAATTTCAGCAGAAAATATCAATCCGGATAATTCCAAACCTTATCCGTTTTGTTTAGCTTATCCTTTAGAAAAAGATCTTGAAAATCTTGGAAAACCTGATGAATGGCTTGTTGAATATAAATGGGATGGCATCCGTGGGCAAATTATCCGGAGAAATGATGAAGTATTTATTTGGTCAAGAGGTGAAGAGCTTGTTACTGAGCAATTTCCTGAGATTACAGAAGCTGTAAAAGCGATGAAAGGGAACTTTGTTTTAGATGGAGAAATACTTGCGGTAAAAGAAGGTAGGGTACTAAATTTTAACGAATTACAAAAAAGATTAAACAGAAAAACTTTAACAAAAAAAATGCTCTCAGAAATTCCAATTGAAGTATTTGCGTATGACTTATTGGAACTTGAAGGCTATGACCTAAGAGATAAACCTATTTCAGGAAGAAGAGCAATGCTGGAGGAGTTATTATTAAATGAAAATCCAGAAAATATAAGACTTTCCCAAAGTATAGATTTTAAAAAATGGGAAGAACTGAACGAAATTCGGGAAAATTCCAGAAAGGTGAACAGTGAGGGACTGATGTTAAAACAAAAAAGCTCACCTTACCATGCCGGACGAAAAAAAGGCGATTGGTGGAAATGGAAAATAAATCCTTTTACCATTGATGCTGTTCTCATTTATGCCCAAAAAGGAAGTGGCAGACGAAGTGCTTACTATACCGATTATACTTTTGCAGTAAAGAATGAAAACAAATTGGTAACCATTGCTAAAGCGTATTCGGGGCTAACGGATAAGGAAATTATGGAGGTCAGTAAGTTTGTAACCAAAAACGCTATTGAAAAATTTGGCCCTGTACGAACAGTAAAAGCAGAACTTGTCTTTGAAATTGCTTTTGAAGGCATTGGTTTTAGTAATCGTCATAAAAGTGGTGTTGCCCTTCGGTTTCCAAGAATTGTAAGATGGCGGAAAGATAAAACGGTAGATGAGATTGACAATCTGGAAGAAATCAAAAAATTAATACAATAA
- a CDS encoding ligase-associated DNA damage response DEXH box helicase, which translates to MTAFEHTHGFTLIQQWMKDKGISPFKFQTDTWRKFGSGYSGMVVAPTGFGKTFSVFLALISDFLNHPENYKKGLKMIWITPLRSLSKDIAKAMQEAMDEIGLDWVVGVRNGDTDPKVRQQQVKKMPEILVVTPESLHLLLAQKNHETFFRDMKCAVVDEWHELLGSKRGVMVELGISQLRKYVPRLQIWGITATIGNLDEALDVLIPYDIKKTKITAKEHKKIDIIPVIPNEIEILPWAGHLGHKLADKVVPIILDSKSTIVFTNTRSQSEMWYQLLLDAYPDFAGQIAIHHSSIDAHLRIWIEENLSSGKLKAVVSTSSLDLGIDFKPVDTVIQIGSAKGVARFLQRAGRSGHSPFETSKIYCVPTHSLELIEVAALKEAVKQKVVEPREPQVLCFDVLVQFLMTLAVGNGFYPDETYERIKKVYAFREIMDEEWKSILEFLTIGGSVLKSYEEFHKIVIMDDGLHKVTSRKIAMLHRMNMGVIVSDAMLKVKFISGGYIGMIEEYFISKLKKEEKFILAGRILEVAMIKDMTVYVRSAKGKALVPSYLGGRLPLSSNLGHFLREKLSHALNPKASEKELKFLHPLLVNQEENSHIPKEDEFLVEMIKNREGYHLFMYPFEGRLVHEVMAALVAYRISKLAPISFSMAMNDYGFELFSDKEIPLNDDNLHQILTRDNLMNDVIASINSAEMARRKFRDIAVISGMVIQNYAGQQRSNKALQSSAGLIFKVLEDYDPNHFLIRQAYTEVFNMQLQEQRLVEAFKRIEKSKIILKHSHSFTPLSFPIKVDSLRQTLSSEGLDARIKRMLNFEYN; encoded by the coding sequence ATGACTGCCTTTGAACATACTCACGGATTTACCCTCATTCAGCAATGGATGAAGGATAAAGGCATTTCGCCTTTTAAGTTTCAGACCGATACATGGCGGAAATTTGGAAGCGGATATAGCGGTATGGTAGTCGCTCCTACAGGATTTGGAAAGACTTTTTCTGTTTTTTTAGCATTGATATCAGATTTTTTAAACCATCCTGAAAACTATAAAAAAGGATTAAAAATGATCTGGATTACCCCACTTCGGTCTTTGTCTAAAGATATTGCTAAAGCGATGCAGGAAGCCATGGATGAAATTGGACTAGATTGGGTGGTTGGCGTAAGAAATGGCGATACAGATCCTAAAGTAAGACAACAACAGGTAAAAAAGATGCCCGAAATTCTTGTGGTAACTCCTGAAAGCCTTCATCTTCTTCTGGCTCAGAAAAATCATGAAACTTTTTTCCGGGATATGAAATGTGCGGTGGTGGATGAATGGCATGAATTATTAGGATCAAAACGTGGGGTCATGGTAGAATTGGGAATCTCACAACTCAGAAAATACGTTCCAAGATTACAAATTTGGGGAATTACCGCAACCATAGGAAATCTGGATGAGGCTTTGGATGTTTTGATTCCTTATGACATCAAAAAAACTAAAATTACAGCCAAAGAACACAAAAAGATTGATATTATTCCGGTCATCCCAAATGAAATTGAAATACTACCCTGGGCAGGACATCTTGGACATAAGCTCGCAGATAAAGTAGTTCCTATTATTCTTGATTCAAAATCTACAATTGTCTTTACCAATACAAGAAGCCAAAGTGAGATGTGGTATCAGTTACTCTTAGATGCTTACCCTGATTTTGCAGGCCAGATTGCAATCCATCACAGCTCCATTGATGCCCATTTAAGGATCTGGATTGAAGAAAATCTAAGCTCCGGAAAACTGAAAGCCGTTGTGTCCACATCATCGCTAGATCTTGGAATAGACTTCAAACCGGTTGATACAGTTATTCAGATTGGTTCTGCAAAAGGCGTTGCAAGATTTCTTCAAAGAGCCGGCCGTAGTGGACACTCCCCTTTTGAAACGTCTAAGATTTATTGCGTTCCTACACATTCTCTAGAATTAATAGAAGTTGCTGCTCTCAAAGAAGCGGTAAAACAAAAAGTGGTAGAACCCAGAGAACCACAGGTCTTGTGTTTTGATGTTTTGGTTCAGTTTCTAATGACTTTAGCTGTTGGTAACGGCTTTTATCCCGATGAAACTTACGAAAGAATTAAGAAAGTATATGCCTTCCGTGAAATCATGGATGAAGAGTGGAAAAGTATCCTTGAATTTCTTACCATTGGTGGCAGCGTTTTAAAAAGCTATGAAGAGTTCCATAAAATTGTAATTATGGATGATGGTCTGCACAAAGTAACTTCCCGGAAAATTGCGATGCTTCACCGAATGAATATGGGAGTGATCGTAAGTGATGCGATGCTTAAAGTCAAGTTTATTTCCGGTGGCTATATAGGGATGATTGAAGAATATTTTATTTCCAAATTGAAAAAAGAAGAGAAATTTATTCTTGCAGGCCGAATCCTTGAAGTCGCTATGATTAAAGATATGACTGTTTATGTACGGTCTGCAAAAGGAAAAGCTTTAGTGCCGAGCTATCTTGGCGGAAGACTTCCTTTAAGTTCTAATTTGGGACATTTTTTAAGAGAAAAACTTTCACATGCTTTAAATCCGAAAGCTTCAGAAAAAGAACTTAAGTTTCTGCATCCATTGTTAGTCAATCAGGAAGAAAACTCTCATATTCCCAAAGAAGATGAATTTCTGGTAGAAATGATTAAAAACAGAGAAGGATACCATCTGTTTATGTACCCTTTTGAAGGTCGTTTGGTTCATGAAGTGATGGCCGCCTTAGTTGCCTATCGCATTTCTAAGCTAGCGCCAATTTCCTTTTCCATGGCAATGAATGACTACGGATTTGAATTGTTCAGTGATAAAGAAATCCCATTGAATGATGATAACCTTCATCAAATTTTAACCAGAGATAACCTGATGAATGATGTGATTGCCAGTATCAATTCTGCTGAAATGGCAAGAAGAAAATTTAGGGATATTGCTGTGATCTCCGGTATGGTGATTCAGAATTATGCAGGACAGCAACGTTCCAATAAAGCATTGCAAAGTTCAGCAGGACTTATTTTTAAAGTATTGGAAGACTATGATCCCAATCACTTTTTAATCAGACAGGCCTATACCGAGGTTTTCAATATGCAGCTTCAGGAACAACGCCTGGTGGAAGCTTTTAAAAGAATTGAAAAATCTAAAATTATTCTTAAACATTCACATTCCTTTACTCCTTTAAGTTTCCCAATCAAGGTAGACAGTCTTAGACAGACCCTCTCCAGTGAGGGATTGGATGCAAGAATCAAAAGAATGCTGAACTTTGAATATAATTGA
- a CDS encoding 2,3-bisphosphoglycerate-dependent phosphoglycerate mutase gives MAKLFLVRHGQSLWNLENRFTGWQDIDITDAGIEEAKNAGIALKKEKIDIAFTSVLIRAKHTLSIILDEIGNPNIPIVMDKALNERSYGNLEGLNKAETALKYGEEQVHTWRRSYDVVPPGGESLKDTYNRVIPYFEKEIAPLLKKGENVLIVAHGNSLRALIMYLEHLSPEEILEREIATGIPIIYIFDEHFHVSRREE, from the coding sequence ATGGCAAAACTATTTTTAGTCCGTCATGGACAGTCACTCTGGAATTTGGAAAACAGGTTTACAGGATGGCAAGATATTGATATTACAGATGCAGGAATTGAAGAAGCAAAAAATGCGGGAATTGCCTTAAAAAAAGAAAAAATAGACATCGCCTTTACTTCCGTCTTGATCAGAGCGAAACATACCCTTTCTATTATACTTGATGAAATAGGAAACCCCAATATCCCTATTGTTATGGATAAAGCTTTGAATGAACGCTCCTATGGAAATCTTGAAGGACTTAATAAAGCAGAAACGGCATTGAAATACGGTGAGGAGCAAGTTCATACCTGGCGCAGGTCTTATGATGTGGTTCCACCGGGGGGAGAAAGCCTTAAAGATACTTATAACAGAGTGATTCCTTATTTTGAAAAAGAAATAGCTCCCTTGTTGAAGAAAGGTGAGAATGTATTGATTGTTGCCCATGGAAATAGCCTCCGTGCTCTCATTATGTATCTGGAACACTTATCTCCGGAAGAAATTCTGGAAAGAGAAATTGCAACAGGAATCCCTATTATTTATATTTTTGATGAGCACTTTCATGTAAGCCGAAGAGAAGAATAA
- the pdeM gene encoding ligase-associated DNA damage response endonuclease PdeM, translating to MFIATKEITIQNEAFTLTNQRALFLKKEKALILSDLHVGKTAHFRKNGIALANHIMKSDLERLSALIEYFQPEKFIVVGDLLHAGDNSDVDEFCKWRNQYPSLQFYLIEGNHDRISETLEKKLCLDFKASILEIGEFTFIHDFDKAKGGFQITGHIHPGIVLNSAVKRIRLPCFALSDDQLLLPAFSEFTGLDTKNLPVKSKFFIFTDAEIYEV from the coding sequence GTGTTTATAGCGACTAAAGAAATTACCATTCAAAATGAAGCTTTTACGTTGACCAATCAGCGTGCCCTATTTCTGAAAAAGGAAAAGGCTTTAATCCTTTCTGATCTTCATGTTGGAAAAACAGCTCACTTTCGTAAGAATGGGATTGCACTGGCCAACCATATTATGAAAAGTGATCTGGAAAGACTATCTGCATTAATTGAATATTTTCAGCCAGAAAAATTTATTGTAGTTGGTGACTTACTCCATGCTGGCGACAATTCTGATGTGGACGAATTTTGTAAATGGAGGAATCAATATCCCAGTTTACAATTTTATCTCATCGAAGGCAATCATGACCGAATTTCAGAAACGTTAGAGAAAAAACTTTGTCTGGATTTTAAAGCTTCTATATTGGAAATAGGAGAATTTACTTTCATTCATGATTTTGATAAGGCTAAAGGCGGTTTTCAGATTACCGGACATATTCATCCCGGTATTGTATTAAATTCTGCCGTGAAAAGGATCAGGCTTCCCTGTTTTGCTTTAAGTGACGATCAATTATTGTTACCCGCTTTTAGTGAGTTTACAGGATTGGATACTAAAAACCTCCCCGTAAAAAGTAAGTTTTTTATATTTACAGACGCTGAGATTTATGAGGTTTAA
- a CDS encoding nitrilase family protein — MNIKISTAQFENKSGDKEYNLSVIEKLAQQASSQGSDVIAFHECSITGYTFARNLSKDQLLDIAERIPEGESIKRLQNIAKQHDIVILAGLFEKDENNNLFKAYVCVDHTGLKAKYRKLHPFINPHLLPGNEYCVFEILGWKCGILICYDNNIIENVRATKLLGADIIFMPHVTMCTPSTRPGAGFVDSQLWEKRVEDPTSLRLEFNGMKGRDWLMKWLPARAYDNGAYIVFANPIGMDDDQLKNGCSMIIDPFGDIIAECHSFEDRFESAVITPEKLTQAGGYRYLKARRPELYREIIGQEHSSVQKVVWLNEEDN; from the coding sequence ATGAATATTAAAATTTCAACCGCACAATTTGAAAACAAAAGTGGAGATAAAGAGTATAATCTCTCTGTAATAGAAAAGCTTGCTCAGCAGGCTTCTTCACAAGGCTCTGATGTTATCGCTTTTCACGAATGCTCCATTACAGGATATACTTTTGCCCGAAATCTGTCTAAGGATCAACTTCTGGACATTGCAGAACGTATTCCCGAGGGCGAAAGTATTAAAAGACTACAAAACATTGCAAAACAACATGATATTGTAATTTTGGCTGGCCTTTTTGAAAAAGATGAAAATAATAATCTATTCAAAGCTTATGTATGTGTAGATCACACGGGTTTAAAAGCTAAATACAGAAAACTGCATCCTTTTATCAACCCTCATCTTCTGCCTGGTAATGAATACTGTGTATTTGAAATTCTGGGATGGAAATGTGGAATTCTGATCTGCTATGACAACAATATTATTGAAAATGTGAGAGCAACCAAACTTCTGGGTGCTGATATTATTTTCATGCCTCATGTTACTATGTGTACGCCTTCAACAAGACCTGGAGCTGGTTTTGTAGATTCTCAACTATGGGAAAAAAGGGTAGAAGATCCTACTTCTTTACGCCTGGAATTTAATGGAATGAAAGGTAGAGACTGGCTGATGAAATGGCTTCCGGCAAGGGCTTATGATAATGGTGCTTATATTGTTTTTGCAAATCCCATCGGAATGGATGATGATCAGCTTAAAAATGGATGCTCTATGATTATTGATCCTTTCGGAGATATTATTGCAGAATGCCATTCGTTTGAAGATCGTTTTGAATCAGCTGTTATTACTCCAGAGAAGCTTACTCAGGCTGGCGGATACCGATATCTAAAAGCAAGAAGACCGGAACTTTACCGTGAGATTATAGGCCAGGAACATTCGTCTGTACAGAAAGTGGTGTGGTTGAATGAGGAAGACAATTAG
- a CDS encoding helix-turn-helix domain-containing protein, translating to MGKNSVHLNMQISPPKHLTPFIRHYIFLENNTEEIKNVRLFTDGSTGLILSASMSLHSHVSEANMPTSFFYGTLNSYKDFYTKGRFSFIAVVFQPYFLNILLKTSAKEAKNQIISAEDILKEKLTPFQDKLFYQSDPHTIIKDLNIFFTQFLSEEIGSDYQFIAAVQQYILQNKGTVLSRDLEKFTGYSERHLERKFENYMGISPKKYSNIIRLHYFLSLINKGIMEDNMTLLSYHAGFSDQSHLIREFKKNVGLTPGQYAKTENKMAVNFIEL from the coding sequence GTGGGGAAAAATTCCGTACATTTGAATATGCAGATTTCACCACCTAAACATCTGACACCTTTTATCCGGCATTATATCTTTTTGGAAAACAATACAGAAGAGATCAAGAATGTCAGATTATTTACTGATGGCAGTACCGGATTGATTTTATCTGCAAGTATGAGTTTACATTCTCATGTTTCTGAGGCAAATATGCCAACTTCTTTTTTTTATGGGACTTTGAATAGTTATAAAGACTTTTATACAAAGGGAAGGTTTTCCTTTATAGCAGTGGTTTTTCAGCCTTACTTTTTAAATATTCTTCTGAAAACTTCTGCGAAAGAGGCTAAAAATCAGATTATTTCTGCTGAAGATATCTTAAAAGAGAAGCTTACTCCATTCCAGGACAAACTTTTTTACCAATCAGATCCGCATACCATAATTAAAGATTTGAATATTTTCTTCACTCAGTTTCTTTCTGAAGAAATTGGTTCTGATTATCAATTCATAGCAGCGGTTCAGCAATATATTCTTCAAAATAAAGGAACGGTACTTTCAAGAGACCTGGAAAAGTTTACGGGATATTCTGAAAGGCATCTGGAAAGGAAGTTTGAAAACTATATGGGTATTTCTCCTAAAAAATATAGCAATATCATCCGTCTTCATTACTTTTTAAGCCTTATTAATAAAGGGATCATGGAGGATAATATGACTCTACTTTCTTATCATGCAGGGTTTTCCGATCAATCGCATCTGATCAGGGAATTCAAAAAAAATGTAGGGCTTACTCCTGGACAATATGCAAAAACAGAAAATAAAATGGCCGTTAACTTTATTGAACTGTAA
- a CDS encoding pyridoxamine 5'-phosphate oxidase family protein — MSTQNLTHLEAIKKIKELSENAKICMFCTELETVPVNSRPMTLQETDDSGNLWFISSGTSNKNFEIKEDRRVQLFFMNNKEAQYLSVYGKASVYKDKATIEEKWSPLAKAWFDGKDDPNVTIIRVEPKETYYWDTKAGKLVSLFSFVASAITGHKTNNADGVEGNAII; from the coding sequence ATGTCAACACAAAACCTTACCCACCTGGAAGCGATCAAAAAGATCAAAGAATTATCTGAAAATGCCAAAATATGTATGTTCTGTACAGAATTGGAAACCGTTCCGGTCAATTCAAGACCGATGACTTTACAGGAAACTGACGATAGCGGAAACCTTTGGTTTATCAGTAGTGGAACCAGCAACAAGAATTTTGAAATAAAAGAAGACCGAAGAGTACAGTTGTTTTTTATGAATAATAAAGAGGCTCAATATCTTTCAGTATATGGAAAAGCTTCTGTCTATAAAGATAAAGCCACTATAGAAGAAAAATGGTCTCCCCTTGCAAAAGCATGGTTCGATGGAAAAGATGATCCCAATGTTACAATTATCCGTGTAGAACCAAAAGAAACTTATTACTGGGATACCAAAGCGGGAAAACTAGTGAGTCTCTTTAGCTTTGTTGCATCAGCAATAACCGGCCATAAAACTAATAATGCTGACGGTGTAGAAGGAAATGCTATCATTTAA
- a CDS encoding thioredoxin family protein: protein MKKSIFYHAGCPVCISAEHDIVSLIGLENVEIIHLGNEKSKIKDAEEAGVKSVPALVTPNGNVLHINFGASIEDVKN, encoded by the coding sequence ATGAAAAAATCCATTTTTTATCATGCAGGATGTCCTGTATGCATCAGTGCAGAACATGATATCGTCAGCCTTATAGGGTTGGAAAATGTTGAAATCATCCATCTGGGTAATGAAAAAAGTAAAATTAAAGACGCAGAAGAAGCAGGTGTAAAATCTGTCCCTGCTTTAGTAACCCCTAACGGTAACGTTCTTCATATTAACTTTGGAGCATCTATAGAAGATGTGAAAAATTAG